A genomic window from Elusimicrobiota bacterium includes:
- a CDS encoding NAD-dependent epimerase/dehydratase family protein: MKVLILGGTKFVGRHIVEALLAGGHSVGVLTRGKTPDDLPPRVERLRGDRDEGAAGLTALKGRSWDACVDVSGYIPRQVRPSAEALRGIVSRYVFISTGSVYGDAKQRPVTEENPTMPPAAEDVTVIDGDTYGPLKVTCENIVRDIYEAKATILRPQIVAGPHDPSGRFTYWVKRASLGGTMLAPGDGTDHVQVIDGRDLARFARKTLEEGITGTFNMAGHRVTWAEFMAILAPKDPVWVPKDILEDVDSAELPLYRPEHGAYAGLMDVDNAKALAAGLRLSGLAVTVKDTRDWLAGVDLPLPLTPAKEKELILKARR, from the coding sequence ATGAAGGTCCTCATACTCGGCGGCACGAAGTTCGTCGGGCGGCACATCGTCGAAGCCCTGCTCGCGGGCGGGCACTCCGTCGGCGTCCTGACGCGCGGCAAGACGCCCGACGACCTCCCCCCGCGGGTCGAGCGCCTGCGCGGCGACCGGGACGAAGGGGCGGCCGGCCTCACGGCCCTGAAGGGCCGCTCCTGGGACGCCTGCGTGGACGTGAGCGGTTACATACCGCGGCAGGTGCGCCCCAGCGCCGAGGCTCTCAGGGGCATAGTCAGCCGTTATGTATTCATCAGCACGGGGAGCGTGTACGGCGACGCGAAACAGCGGCCGGTGACCGAAGAGAACCCCACGATGCCCCCCGCCGCCGAGGACGTGACGGTCATCGACGGCGACACCTACGGCCCCCTCAAGGTGACCTGCGAGAACATCGTCCGGGACATCTACGAGGCGAAGGCAACCATCCTGAGACCGCAGATCGTCGCGGGGCCGCATGACCCCAGCGGGCGCTTCACTTATTGGGTGAAGCGCGCGTCCTTGGGCGGGACGATGCTTGCCCCCGGCGACGGGACCGACCACGTCCAGGTCATCGACGGCCGCGACCTGGCGCGTTTCGCGCGCAAAACGCTCGAGGAAGGCATCACGGGGACGTTCAACATGGCGGGGCACCGCGTCACCTGGGCGGAGTTCATGGCTATCCTGGCCCCGAAGGACCCCGTTTGGGTGCCCAAGGACATCCTCGAGGACGTGGACTCAGCCGAGCTGCCCCTGTATCGCCCCGAGCACGGCGCCTACGCGGGCTTGATGGACGTCGATAACGCCAAGGCGCTCGCGGCGGGATTGAGATTGAGCGGCCTCGCGGTCACCGTCAAGGACACGCGCGACTGGCTCGCGGGAGTGGACCTTCCATTGCCGCTGACGCCCGCGAAAGAGAAGGAACTGATCTTGAAAGCGCGCCGTTGA
- a CDS encoding response regulator produces MPAPATETKKILIVDDERDLVAPLALRLRSLGRYEVAVAFDGAEGLAKAAKFRPDVALIDLSMPKLDGWALCRRLRGDPRTRGVKVVIMTAWLSPDLGRRALSEGVADLLIKPFEDEDLLKAL; encoded by the coding sequence ATGCCCGCCCCGGCGACTGAGACCAAGAAGATCCTGATCGTCGACGACGAGCGCGACCTCGTCGCGCCGCTCGCCCTGCGCCTGAGATCCCTCGGCCGCTACGAGGTGGCCGTCGCGTTCGACGGCGCCGAGGGGCTCGCGAAAGCGGCGAAGTTCCGTCCCGACGTCGCGCTCATCGACCTGTCCATGCCCAAGCTCGACGGCTGGGCGCTGTGCCGCCGCCTGCGCGGAGACCCGCGCACGCGCGGGGTCAAGGTCGTCATCATGACCGCCTGGCTGTCGCCGGACCTGGGGCGGCGCGCCCTCTCCGAGGGGGTCGCCGACCTCCTCATCAAGCCGTTCGAGGACGAAGACCTGCTGAAGGCATTGTAA
- a CDS encoding sel1 repeat family protein — MAILPSLLIEQVRMAAPFLFEGPQPEGPARRYLRVLRAYDGLELNALEYYELCLCAHWATAGSFVPTDVDNGIRWKHWQDVQPGLVEEQAKLVLESLSWDYAPVTAKITGEGARRLSTHEGTWFSVAVGAYAACLEARPALSTIVLDAMRTEADREDRAYAASGGPLELLKSSALIAHNFGDLDRVADQWELAPGDPLRRALYDAAKPGSPLFGGRLGRAGLLHQKHMGADNHRHYPLRSAKGLRKSADLLLPVGPFFDDWGRRVGRHPALTPEEVAEAVRALTDGWVRMHAPAGYARALSGILEVFPGGRRALGKLLPAKDQRMLESGPLKAAMDIPQERFEAQWANKVAKDRGASALRALMAAGQLFLCGMAWSAPLEDGKAALSSGDLKTAVILFESEAKKGNAEALLELGRCYQTGRGVKKDIGTAIRHFETAAERGNTRAAVYLWGHYREGKAIPRDAPKAMQWLRHAAAHDDTLAQTILGGMHYKGSPEDGVTQDYVKAIGWFRKAAGLGDDEARANLCAAYSDGKGVRKDLIEAYAWCLLANKPGIRFVGDMMSRMERELTAEQIASARLRAGALERKARPPRGL, encoded by the coding sequence GTGGCCATCCTCCCGTCCCTCCTCATCGAGCAGGTCCGCATGGCGGCGCCTTTCCTGTTCGAAGGTCCGCAGCCCGAGGGGCCCGCCCGCCGCTACCTGCGCGTGCTGCGCGCCTACGACGGGCTGGAGCTCAACGCGCTGGAATACTACGAGCTGTGCCTGTGCGCGCACTGGGCGACGGCGGGCAGCTTCGTGCCGACCGACGTGGACAACGGCATCCGCTGGAAGCACTGGCAGGACGTCCAGCCCGGCCTCGTCGAGGAGCAGGCGAAGCTCGTGCTCGAGTCGCTGTCCTGGGACTACGCCCCGGTCACGGCCAAGATCACCGGCGAGGGCGCGCGGAGGCTCTCCACGCACGAGGGGACCTGGTTCTCCGTCGCGGTCGGCGCCTACGCCGCTTGCCTGGAGGCCCGTCCCGCCCTCTCGACCATCGTCCTCGACGCGATGCGGACCGAGGCCGACCGGGAAGACCGCGCCTACGCCGCGAGCGGCGGCCCGCTCGAGCTCCTCAAGTCCTCGGCCCTGATCGCCCACAACTTCGGGGACCTCGACCGCGTCGCCGACCAATGGGAGCTCGCCCCCGGCGACCCCCTGCGCCGCGCCCTCTACGACGCCGCCAAGCCCGGCTCGCCCCTGTTCGGCGGCCGCCTCGGACGCGCGGGGCTCCTCCACCAGAAGCACATGGGCGCCGACAACCACCGCCACTACCCGCTGCGCTCCGCGAAAGGCCTGCGCAAGTCCGCAGACCTCCTCCTCCCCGTCGGACCTTTCTTCGACGACTGGGGCCGCCGCGTCGGCCGCCATCCCGCGCTGACGCCCGAGGAGGTCGCCGAGGCCGTGCGCGCGCTGACCGACGGCTGGGTCCGCATGCACGCGCCCGCGGGCTACGCCCGCGCTCTCTCCGGCATACTCGAGGTGTTCCCGGGCGGCCGGCGCGCGCTCGGCAAGCTCCTCCCCGCGAAGGACCAGCGCATGCTGGAGTCGGGACCGCTCAAGGCGGCGATGGACATCCCGCAGGAACGCTTCGAAGCCCAGTGGGCGAACAAGGTCGCCAAGGACCGCGGCGCTTCCGCGCTCCGGGCGTTGATGGCCGCAGGCCAGCTCTTTCTTTGCGGCATGGCATGGAGCGCGCCGCTCGAGGATGGGAAAGCGGCTTTGAGCTCCGGCGATCTCAAAACGGCCGTTATCCTATTCGAATCGGAGGCGAAAAAGGGGAACGCCGAGGCCCTGCTCGAACTGGGAAGGTGCTACCAAACCGGACGCGGCGTGAAGAAAGACATTGGGACGGCGATCCGGCACTTCGAGACCGCCGCTGAACGAGGGAATACCCGAGCCGCGGTCTATCTTTGGGGCCACTACCGGGAAGGGAAGGCGATTCCCCGCGACGCTCCCAAAGCGATGCAGTGGTTGAGACATGCCGCCGCTCACGACGATACGCTGGCGCAGACGATCCTGGGCGGCATGCATTATAAGGGCAGCCCCGAGGACGGCGTAACGCAGGATTACGTCAAAGCCATCGGATGGTTTCGAAAGGCCGCCGGACTCGGGGATGATGAAGCGCGGGCGAACCTTTGCGCGGCCTATTCGGACGGGAAGGGAGTACGCAAGGACTTGATCGAGGCGTACGCATGGTGCCTGCTCGCGAATAAGCCGGGGATCCGCTTCGTCGGAGACATGATGTCGCGAATGGAGCGGGAATTGACCGCGGAGCAGATCGCGTCCGCAAGGCTGCGCGCCGGGGCCTTGGAACGGAAAGCCCGGCCGCCCAGAGGTCTCTGA
- the rfbC gene encoding dTDP-4-dehydrorhamnose 3,5-epimerase: MPLAFKPYGGLDGLLVVEGPFFPDERGYFFEAFRADEWAEAGLPPLVQDNLSRSRKGVVRGLHYQIPPQAIGKLVRCARGRIFDAVVDLRRASPTYGKSVSIELDDAGNRMFWVPAGFAHGFCALTETADVTYKVTGYWSKAVDAGIRWNDPALGIAWPVTPAEAVVTAKDAALPLLADAASPF; the protein is encoded by the coding sequence ATGCCCCTCGCCTTCAAGCCCTACGGCGGACTCGACGGCCTCCTGGTCGTCGAGGGCCCCTTTTTCCCGGACGAGCGCGGATATTTCTTCGAGGCCTTCCGCGCCGACGAGTGGGCCGAGGCGGGCCTGCCACCGCTGGTGCAGGACAACCTGTCCCGCTCGAGGAAGGGCGTCGTGCGCGGCCTCCATTATCAGATCCCCCCCCAGGCCATCGGCAAGCTCGTGCGCTGCGCGCGCGGGAGGATCTTCGACGCGGTCGTCGACCTGCGCCGCGCCTCGCCGACCTACGGTAAGTCCGTCTCGATCGAGCTCGACGACGCCGGCAACCGCATGTTCTGGGTCCCCGCCGGCTTCGCTCACGGCTTCTGCGCGCTGACGGAGACCGCGGACGTGACCTACAAGGTCACCGGCTACTGGAGCAAGGCGGTCGACGCGGGCATCCGCTGGAACGACCCCGCCCTCGGCATCGCCTGGCCGGTCACCCCGGCCGAGGCCGTCGTGACCGCCAAGGACGCGGCCCTGCCCCTGCTCGCCGACGCCGCCAGCCCCTTTTAG
- a CDS encoding response regulator transcription factor, producing the protein MSSKGRILLVDDNADMRRVYGDVLATEGYEVERAAGGREAFAAAVADLPDLVLSDVSMPGGGGLSLLAKLRADKVTARVPVVLMSGVHKGAADQADGLDQGADDYLPKPVAPALMLAKVAAVLRRYAAPEELGDRLKAHGLVLDVLARTVTVSGKRVRLTRKEFDLLTALLRKAGTVVSVPFLLETVWGYDPADYSDPHTIGVHVSTLRRKIGARIGARIVAVPGLGYRFEA; encoded by the coding sequence ATGTCCTCCAAAGGCCGGATCCTGCTCGTCGATGACAACGCCGACATGCGCCGGGTATACGGCGACGTCCTCGCGACGGAAGGCTACGAGGTCGAGCGCGCCGCGGGCGGGCGAGAGGCGTTCGCCGCCGCCGTCGCGGACCTCCCCGACCTCGTGCTCTCGGACGTGTCCATGCCGGGCGGAGGAGGGCTTTCCCTGCTCGCGAAGCTCCGCGCCGACAAGGTCACCGCGCGCGTCCCCGTCGTGCTGATGTCGGGCGTCCACAAGGGCGCGGCGGACCAGGCGGACGGCCTCGACCAGGGCGCCGACGACTACCTGCCCAAGCCCGTGGCGCCGGCCCTGATGCTCGCCAAGGTCGCGGCCGTGCTGCGCCGCTACGCGGCTCCGGAGGAGCTCGGCGACCGCCTCAAGGCCCACGGCCTGGTCCTCGACGTGCTCGCGCGCACGGTGACGGTCTCGGGCAAGCGGGTGCGCCTGACGCGCAAGGAGTTCGACCTCCTCACGGCCCTGCTGCGCAAGGCGGGGACCGTGGTCTCGGTGCCTTTCCTCTTAGAGACCGTCTGGGGGTACGACCCCGCGGATTATTCCGATCCGCACACGATCGGGGTGCACGTCTCCACTTTGCGCCGCAAGATCGGCGCGAGGATCGGCGCTCGCATCGTCGCCGTCCCCGGCCTCGGCTACCGCTTCGAGGCCTAG
- a CDS encoding response regulator gives MEQRVSILLIEDDPDYTMLINVYVNEACGASVRYLIESAVSLQSGLDLMSRQEYDIVLLDLMLPDSRGLDTLIKVRAKAPSMPVVVLTNLDQDDLGVEAIAHGAQDFLSKNKLDAGRLRHAIGFALARDRLFHQMEHLIEGLPDGMIIVDRSRMVRYANAAALALFGRKREQLVGRLFEHSLSTDKALEIKLPDASGEARCAEVRAAEIEWKGYPAWVATVRDVSELKKLEQVRAEVKERRHTDGLKDQLLSTVAHELRTPLSVVKAVIGTLRDHLAGPLTQDQADLVGTADRHIGRLTRLLNNFLDLTRLESRRSRVNRVPLDPLTLVFEVCEGVRLAHRGRAVVLNVDLPKRLPSVRVDPDMIAQVLGNLLDNALRYARGRVTVRAKASEDEVEISIVDDGPGIPTEKLALLFDKFVQLDRPKGGEGYKGTGLGLAISREIMALNGGRIWADNASGRGACFRFTLPLSSKTEAAPAEEYSHARPGD, from the coding sequence ATGGAGCAGCGAGTCAGCATCCTATTGATCGAAGACGACCCCGACTACACGATGCTCATCAACGTGTACGTCAACGAGGCCTGCGGCGCGTCCGTGAGATACCTCATCGAGAGCGCCGTCAGCCTGCAGAGCGGCCTGGACCTGATGTCCCGGCAGGAATACGACATCGTCCTGCTCGACCTGATGCTTCCCGACAGCCGCGGCCTCGACACCTTGATCAAGGTCCGCGCGAAGGCGCCCAGCATGCCCGTCGTCGTTCTGACCAACCTCGATCAGGACGACCTCGGCGTGGAGGCGATCGCCCACGGCGCCCAGGACTTCCTCTCGAAGAACAAGCTCGACGCCGGGCGCCTGCGCCACGCGATCGGCTTCGCGCTCGCCCGCGACCGCCTGTTCCATCAGATGGAGCACCTCATCGAGGGCCTGCCCGACGGCATGATCATCGTCGACCGCAGCCGCATGGTGCGCTACGCCAACGCGGCGGCCCTGGCCCTGTTCGGCCGCAAGAGGGAGCAGCTCGTAGGCCGGCTGTTCGAGCACTCCCTGTCGACCGACAAGGCCCTGGAGATCAAGCTCCCCGACGCCTCCGGCGAGGCGCGCTGCGCCGAGGTCCGCGCCGCCGAGATCGAATGGAAGGGCTACCCGGCCTGGGTCGCCACGGTCCGGGACGTCAGCGAGCTCAAGAAGCTCGAGCAGGTCCGCGCCGAGGTCAAGGAGCGCCGGCACACCGACGGCCTCAAGGACCAGCTCCTGAGCACGGTGGCCCACGAGCTGCGCACGCCGCTGAGCGTGGTCAAGGCCGTCATCGGCACCTTGCGCGACCACCTCGCCGGCCCGTTGACCCAGGACCAGGCCGACCTCGTGGGCACGGCCGACCGCCACATCGGCCGGCTGACCCGCCTGCTCAACAACTTCCTCGACCTCACGCGCCTGGAGTCGCGCCGCTCGCGCGTCAACCGCGTGCCGCTCGATCCGCTGACGCTCGTCTTCGAGGTGTGCGAGGGCGTGCGCCTGGCCCACCGCGGGCGCGCCGTGGTGCTCAACGTCGACCTCCCGAAGAGGCTCCCCAGCGTGAGGGTGGATCCGGACATGATCGCGCAGGTCCTGGGAAACCTGCTGGACAACGCCCTGCGCTACGCGCGCGGGCGCGTGACCGTGCGGGCCAAGGCCTCCGAGGACGAGGTCGAGATCTCCATCGTCGACGACGGCCCGGGCATCCCGACCGAGAAGCTCGCGCTGCTGTTCGACAAGTTCGTCCAGCTCGACCGGCCGAAAGGCGGCGAGGGCTACAAGGGCACGGGGCTCGGACTCGCGATCTCGCGGGAGATCATGGCGCTCAACGGCGGCCGGATCTGGGCGGACAACGCCTCCGGGCGCGGCGCCTGCTTCCGGTTCACGCTCCCGCTCTCGTCGAAGACGGAGGCCGCGCCGGCGGAGGAATACTCCCATGCCCGCCCCGGCGACTGA
- a CDS encoding tetratricopeptide repeat protein: MRRELTLSLCILLSACAGGAEWRRDQELGGRALSRGRLSEAEPALSAALARAETFGPEDPRLAASLNSLGDLRMAQGAPAKAEKLYRRALTVMEKRYGPDSPQTAAAVAYLAEACAAAGKDVDAARFLHRALASAEKDPKRHAEAAARLAELAGLQRSRGRDDEAAAAYRRALAVTEKAIGPENRFTADRLTDLALFHHARGDFAEADGYYQRALTVKEKVLGPGHPETEAALNDLALFLEAQDKLDEAEAAYARALAQLERAHGKSSPRLAATLGHYAHLLRRRGRAAQAAALEARARALLPRAKARP; this comes from the coding sequence GTGCGCCGCGAACTGACCTTGTCCTTGTGCATTCTGTTGAGCGCCTGCGCCGGCGGCGCCGAATGGCGCCGTGACCAGGAGCTGGGCGGCCGCGCCCTGAGCCGCGGGCGCCTGTCGGAGGCCGAGCCCGCGCTGAGCGCGGCACTCGCCCGGGCGGAGACCTTCGGCCCGGAGGACCCGCGGCTGGCCGCCTCGCTGAACTCCCTCGGGGACCTGCGCATGGCCCAGGGGGCGCCGGCGAAGGCCGAGAAGCTCTACCGCCGCGCGCTGACCGTCATGGAGAAGCGCTACGGCCCCGATTCGCCGCAGACCGCCGCCGCGGTCGCCTACCTCGCCGAGGCCTGCGCCGCCGCCGGCAAGGACGTCGACGCGGCGAGGTTCCTGCACCGGGCCCTTGCCTCCGCCGAGAAGGACCCCAAGCGCCACGCCGAGGCCGCCGCGCGGCTCGCCGAATTGGCCGGGCTCCAGCGCTCACGCGGCCGCGACGACGAGGCGGCGGCGGCGTACCGGCGGGCGCTCGCCGTCACGGAGAAGGCGATCGGCCCGGAGAACCGCTTCACGGCCGACCGCCTCACGGACCTGGCCCTGTTCCATCACGCGCGGGGAGACTTCGCCGAAGCCGACGGGTACTATCAGCGCGCGCTCACCGTCAAGGAGAAGGTCCTCGGCCCCGGGCATCCGGAGACCGAGGCCGCCTTGAACGACCTCGCGCTGTTCCTCGAGGCGCAGGACAAGCTCGACGAGGCCGAGGCGGCCTACGCCCGCGCCCTCGCCCAGCTCGAGCGCGCGCACGGCAAGAGCAGCCCCCGCCTCGCGGCGACCTTGGGACATTACGCGCACCTGCTGCGCCGGCGCGGCCGCGCCGCCCAGGCCGCGGCGCTGGAGGCGCGCGCGCGCGCCCTGCTCCCGCGCGCGAAGGCGCGCCCGTGA
- a CDS encoding response regulator, which translates to MDNKTDDRPKIVIVDDESDFLTTMERSLSPLYRVTALYGSEWTVKQVAAIDPDLILLDINMPEQGGFELCRDLRADPHFADTPIIFLTASSSGADYRRHLKAGGTRFLNKTIDRRRLLEALAEALSGAGSLK; encoded by the coding sequence ATGGACAACAAGACCGACGACCGTCCGAAGATCGTCATCGTCGACGATGAATCCGACTTCCTCACGACGATGGAGCGCTCCCTGAGCCCGCTCTACCGCGTGACGGCGCTGTACGGCAGCGAGTGGACCGTCAAGCAGGTCGCCGCGATCGACCCGGACCTGATCCTGCTCGACATCAACATGCCGGAGCAGGGCGGCTTCGAGCTGTGCCGCGACCTGCGCGCCGACCCGCACTTCGCCGACACGCCGATCATCTTCCTGACCGCCTCGAGCTCGGGCGCGGACTACCGCCGCCATCTGAAGGCGGGAGGCACGCGCTTCCTCAACAAGACGATCGACCGGCGGCGCCTGCTGGAGGCGCTGGCGGAGGCGCTCTCCGGCGCCGGCTCGCTCAAGTAA
- a CDS encoding PAS domain-containing protein: MDDLTSDPMSRVILTVAAAGAAAYASARFGLGLPFASLVLSAGAVLTALRLRALLAEKDAARAALERRVSAQDDDLWTANAHLRVAALGRREDGRRIQLYRRIFAEVPVGLAVLRVDDPGEPDGWLIVELNPSGLRLAGAAAEDPAGTRLLDFAPDLRGGELTRACAEALRLNRSVGLPDFSSARVPGARFAINVFSLGAPFVGVAFENVTARKAAEEALARSNAELTQFAYVASHDLQAPLRKIAAFSEQLALRLAAQRDATVQDYLARIGRSVAGMQDLIEGLLELARVDANTEELREVRLADVADEVLEDLKETIDGLGATVERGDLPVVMGDPGQLRRLLHNLVGNALKFAARGRAPRVRLRGGPRDAGLRELVVEDDGVGFDMAFAGRLFQPFQRLHSRRDFPGSGMGLAICRKIAERHGGAISVQSAPERGTRVTVVFPAVRAAGPEPAPREKVFI, translated from the coding sequence ATGGACGATCTGACTTCGGACCCGATGTCGCGCGTGATCTTGACGGTGGCCGCGGCGGGAGCGGCGGCCTACGCATCGGCCCGCTTCGGGCTCGGGCTTCCGTTCGCGAGCCTGGTCCTCTCCGCCGGGGCGGTCCTGACGGCCCTCCGCCTTCGCGCCCTGCTCGCCGAGAAGGACGCGGCCCGGGCGGCGCTGGAGCGGCGCGTGTCGGCGCAGGACGACGACCTCTGGACCGCGAACGCCCACCTGAGGGTGGCGGCCCTCGGCCGCCGCGAGGACGGGCGCCGCATACAGCTCTACCGCCGCATCTTCGCGGAGGTCCCGGTCGGCCTCGCCGTCCTGCGCGTCGACGACCCGGGCGAGCCCGACGGCTGGCTCATCGTCGAGCTCAACCCCTCGGGCCTGCGCCTGGCCGGGGCCGCGGCCGAGGACCCGGCGGGGACGCGCCTGCTCGATTTCGCCCCGGACCTCCGCGGCGGCGAGCTGACGCGGGCCTGCGCGGAGGCGCTGAGGCTCAACCGGTCCGTCGGACTCCCGGACTTCTCCAGCGCCCGGGTGCCCGGCGCCCGCTTCGCGATCAACGTCTTCTCCCTGGGCGCGCCCTTCGTCGGCGTGGCCTTCGAGAACGTCACCGCCCGCAAGGCAGCGGAGGAGGCCCTCGCCCGCTCCAACGCCGAGCTCACCCAGTTCGCCTACGTCGCCTCCCACGACCTGCAGGCGCCGCTGCGCAAGATCGCGGCCTTCTCCGAACAGCTCGCGCTGCGCCTCGCCGCGCAGCGGGACGCGACGGTCCAGGATTATCTCGCCCGCATCGGGCGCTCGGTCGCGGGGATGCAGGACCTCATCGAGGGCCTTCTGGAGCTCGCCCGGGTCGACGCGAACACGGAGGAGCTCCGCGAGGTGCGCCTCGCGGACGTCGCCGACGAGGTGCTCGAGGATCTCAAGGAGACGATCGACGGCCTCGGCGCGACGGTCGAACGCGGCGACCTGCCCGTCGTCATGGGAGACCCCGGCCAGCTCCGCCGCCTGCTGCACAACCTCGTCGGCAACGCCCTCAAGTTCGCGGCGCGGGGACGCGCCCCCCGCGTCCGCCTGCGCGGCGGCCCGCGCGACGCGGGCCTGCGCGAGCTCGTCGTCGAGGACGACGGCGTGGGCTTCGACATGGCGTTCGCCGGCCGGCTCTTCCAGCCGTTCCAGCGGCTGCACAGCCGCAGGGATTTCCCGGGAAGCGGGATGGGGCTCGCGATCTGCCGGAAGATCGCCGAGCGCCACGGCGGGGCGATCTCGGTCCAGAGCGCCCCCGAGCGCGGCACGCGCGTCACCGTCGTCTTCCCGGCCGTCCGGGCCGCCGGTCCGGAGCCGGCGCCGCGGGAGAAGGTCTTCATCTGA
- a CDS encoding response regulator transcription factor has protein sequence MPRILSVEDDPDFQHLISIALRNQGFEVHYAFTGPEGVEKALSLNPDLILLDMMLPGFSGAEVVRRLTKNKATSDIPIVVLTAYPTDADFFESAIKSLGAVEYLRKPVQMEALVKVMRRLLSSRKTKPPFAVWRRGAFRIMPESKSVWIGGTLIANLAPKRFEVLFHLLQSDGPVPWEELLRNIWGRDGTKNDLEKAVQRLREDLGAEGYRLTTTREGYRLTV, from the coding sequence ATGCCGCGCATCCTGAGCGTCGAGGACGACCCCGACTTCCAGCACCTGATCTCGATCGCGCTGCGCAACCAGGGCTTCGAGGTCCATTACGCGTTCACCGGCCCGGAGGGAGTCGAGAAGGCCCTGTCGCTCAACCCCGACCTGATCCTGCTCGACATGATGCTGCCGGGCTTCAGCGGGGCGGAGGTCGTCAGGCGGCTGACCAAGAACAAGGCGACGAGCGACATCCCGATCGTCGTCCTGACCGCCTATCCCACCGACGCCGATTTCTTCGAGAGCGCGATCAAGTCCCTCGGCGCGGTCGAGTACCTGCGCAAGCCCGTGCAGATGGAGGCCCTCGTCAAGGTCATGCGCCGCCTGCTCTCCTCCCGCAAGACCAAGCCGCCGTTCGCGGTCTGGAGGCGCGGCGCCTTCCGGATCATGCCCGAGTCGAAGTCGGTCTGGATCGGCGGGACCTTGATCGCCAACCTCGCCCCGAAGCGCTTCGAGGTCCTCTTCCATCTCCTGCAGAGCGACGGGCCGGTCCCCTGGGAGGAGCTGCTGCGCAACATCTGGGGCCGGGACGGGACGAAGAACGACCTCGAGAAGGCCGTGCAGCGCCTGCGCGAGGACCTCGGCGCCGAGGGCTACCGGCTGACCACCACGCGCGAAGGCTACCGGCTCACGGTTTGA